From the Hemicordylus capensis ecotype Gifberg chromosome 1, rHemCap1.1.pri, whole genome shotgun sequence genome, the window AAGCAGCTTGCAGTCTTCCTCTGAGAGTAACTTGGTTTCACCGATCAAGAGAACGCTTCTGGGCAGCTTCACAACACACATTCCTCAGAAGGTTGATCACTGCTCTGGGGTCATCGCTTTTCATTATCGCACTGCCAGACACAATCATATTTGCCCCTGCCTGAAACAGGATAAAGCTTGTTATATTTAACAGGAAGAGGACTGTATGTTGTGCATCTACAGCATTCCATCAGTTTTTATAACATGCTTCATATTCGTCTTGGTCTCCCTTCTACCTTTAAGCCTCTTCTCTCTGTCCTAATTATTGCTGCTTAATGCTTCCCTTGTCGTCCTCTAAAGCttcttgtatttgtttatttttcctctacacacacacacccctccctggtTCAACCTAAGGTTACCTTTTCTATCTGCGACTTCCCTTCCTTATCTCTGAATTTGCCTTCTACTTGACAACTGACTCTCTCCCTCTGTTTTTACATTCAAGCACCTCCTTAACAAGTATCTGTTCCCCTGGCTTATCCCAGCTGACACTCTCCCCTTTTACTTTTCCATTCCTTCCTGTAAGCAGTCTTGTATTTTATTCTTAGTTTGTAAATCTGAAGACTACGGGTGTGCCCAGGAGGTGGGGGCTCCACACTTATTTTTCTtatccctctgggggagttgtcagAAGTGGGGGGGTAGGGTTAGAGCGGCCGATTTCTGTAATAAGGGAAGCCAGCGGGGGGAGCGGTAACCTCTGCAGacaaacaactcccccagaggggtaagtgttaaaaaaaattacatttaaaactaAAAAGCATTGCAACCCGGAGGTGGGGAGTCAAGTTCGACCCTGAAcaatcaaaccgaaccagttcaatgtcaagccTGTTTGTACATACCTACTGAAGACCCTTCTGTTTTAGTTGTATACAATGCTTAAAAACAAAGCGCTTTATTATTGTAATATAACAAAACAAACATCATAATAATAACAATTCCACAGGTTTTCATAAACATTTCTAAATGCTGCTTGCTACAATATAAGTAGCAGCAATCCTGGTCCAATTTCCCCAAGCCAGGCTTTGAAACTAATCTCAGAGGCTTGTTAAAACAAATCTTCAAGAAGCAAATTTTACAAGCCCTTGGCTTAAAACCTTGGCAGAGGAGACTTGCCAGTTTCTTCACCCTTTATTTAATGTAATGGAGCATCAAATTATAATgcttgtacataggaacataggaagctgccatatactgagtcagaccctcggtccatctaactcagtattgtcttcacagactagtagcggcttctccaaggttgcaggcaggaatctctcccagccctatcctggagatgccagggagggaacctggaagcttctgcatgcaaagatgcagctgctcttcctaaGGCAGCCCCATCTCTGTACTGTATAAATATTTGAAGCCCGAAGCACCTGGAAAACTAGTTACACAACTGCTTTTTGCATCTTACCTCTGCACATTTATGAATGGTGTCAGGCCCTACACCACCATCTACTTCAATATCCAAGGAAGGAAACTGTGTTCTCAGCCAATGAATCTAGTCAGAGCAGAAAAACATTACCAAGTCATACAAGCTGCAGTGTAAGTATGCAAAAAATGGACATGAAATTTCAGTATAAACTTTCTGAactcaattttttttaagttcccATGACCCTGCCACATGCACTATTGCTCTACCACAAACAATAAAAAGTGTCAAACATACCTTTGGCATCATATCTTCCATGAACTTCTGTCCACCAAATCCAGGTTCCACTGTCATAACTAAAGCCATGTCTATCTGATTGGCCCAAGGTGCTAGATATTCTACTGTAGTTCCTGGCTTGATGGCCAAACCAACCTACCAAAGAGGAACACAACATGGCTGCACATTAAAAGAACCTCCCTTTTGGTTAGAACTGAGCTTTTTACAAGGCAAATAAGAACACGAGCTTCAAAGTAATTCCCATTGTCACCAGGATATTCCCTGCACTGaagatggtggggggagtgggtcaCCAAAGTGGGAAACATTTCTTGCAACAAGTGCTCTTAGGTAACACTTGCTCAAGCTCATCAAAACCTGCAAGCACTGACCTTACTTTTCCAGGAAGGTAGTAAGTGCTTCCAGTAAGTACTCTTACTAAAAAGGTAACATGCCCCTTTTCCAGTTGTTGCATCCCAAGAGTACAAACACTGCTTCAGCTGCAGTTGCATCATTAGGACACATGGATAATAAAGGTGACGACAGAATGACAGCTGTGCGCTCTGTACAGCTGTATTCCCAAACCAATGTGAGGACATTCTAGGAGAAAGGCAAAGTGGCCCTGTGGGCAAGAGCACAACACTAggagcataggcagctgccatatactgagtcagaccattggtccacctagatcAGTATTGcccctacacagactggcagcagcttctccaaggttgcaggcaggaatctctctcagccctgtcttggagatgccagggagggaggggaatctcttagcAGTGTTCaccatcaagtttcccattcatatgcagctggggcaggccctgcttagctaaggggacaagtcatgtttcctacctcaagaccagctctcctcctcagagcAGAAGCAACTGCCAATTGGACAAACTCTTAAGCTATAATGGTCAATCTACTCTTTATGGTAGTAATTCCCAAGGAGTATGCTGCCAAACTTCCTAGGGTATTGCAGGAAATTAAAGGCTCCTGCCAGCCCAACATACACAGTCACAGAACAGGCTCTCCCCTGTGCTGCTTatctgccttgcctcctcctaaAGAGTCTCCTTTGACCTCATCTCTGCATTTGCGTCCTCCAATCCGGAATACCTAGAACTGTGACTCACATGTAAACAGAGGGAGTGTGCTCTGCTGGGTGTAGGCACTCTTACAATGTCAAAGTACACTGCAGATTAACTATTCAGTGGCAAAAGATATACAGGAATTTACAAAGGACAGTAAAATAACGGCAGCAGTTGCACAGGTTTTTGTAATGAAACATCTGCAGTTTCTGCTCACCTTCATCCCATTCTCCCTGATATCTTTAATGAGTGCCCCTGGATTGTCTGTGGCTTCTATGTGAAAGGTATATTGGTTAGCACCTGCTACAGCCATTGGTTTCACCCACTGCTCTGGCTTGGCAACCATCATGTGCATATCTGGAAAGAACCAATTAGACCAGAAACATGAATGAAAGGCACTGCATTTACTTTGCCACTACCTCATGAAGACATTCATACAATTAAAAAGCTTGGTAGACAGTCCCAGGATCTAGAATGAAGTCAGGAGCTGTGTCTGGGTGGCAGAAGAGACAGTTTGCCCTACTACCTTTATAGCTGAGCAGTATTTTTTGATCCCTTTAACAATCACGGAGTTAATTCCACACGATCTACACAATCCTAGTAGCTCAGAGTTGTGCTTAAGCAGGAAGGGGACAAAGCAACAATATATCCCAGGTCTGCCATTAATATTAATGGCCAACATGAATGATCTGTATTGGGACTGCTGCAGATGCACAGGCAACCCGATGCTGTTACAAATGAGTGGTTGCACAAGGGACGCTACTGCTGCCGCCATACCCACCGCGGCAAATGGGGATAAGTGCAGTAGCGCTGCTTGCCCAACTGTTCCTTAACAGCGCCAGGACTGCCTGCGCATCCACAGCAGCTCTGATACTTAGGTGCTGGAATGCTGAATATCATGTCAGACAATGTTCTGATCTTACAGAAGATTTGGGTGAACTGGCTTCTGAAAGTTGATGCTGGTGGCTAAGATTTTGAAAAAGAATGTCCACTCTGCTGCCTAAGAACCAACTGGGAGCAGGCAAGTGATTAAAATATGTGAtcatgtattttaaattttaaatatgttaaaatatCTATTAGACTGTTTAATAGGACATAAACATTAAATAATACAGTTAATAGCTTACCAAAGAAGGGCGGTTGACCCAGCTGCTTCCGAAGGCTCTCTACGACAGGATGGCCAAAAGTGATGTTTGGGACAAAATGTCTACCCAATTGGGAAAAAAATAACTATTAAGATTCCTACTGAATGAATGTTTGGAAGAACTGGGCTCTGTTACAAATGCCAATCAAGTTCAAGTCTGAAGTAGCTTCTGGTTGTGCCTTTGTAGGGCTGCAGGAAAATTTTAGAAGTCTCCCAGTTCAGTATCACAGATTAGCGAGATGTCTGCCATGACAGACATGAGAGTCTGCTGAGGGATGCGCTGTCTGTGCTCACTTGTGTGCATATATACAAATATACGCACAGatatcagggcttgacaaatctcaggtgccagggagcctgcctggcacctagactaggatattgaAACAGTTATTTAATCAAATCTTTGTCTCAGTGTGCCTTGTTTCTGTTCTACATATAGTACTTTTATAAgtgataaagagaagcccattgacCCTTCCCTCCCCAATGTCTGTcattaagtccagtaattttatcaagtgcccattgtctggctcctagatccaaacagaatttgtcaaggcctggatATATGTTCACACTGCACCACTCTGAATATTTCAACACACTTTAGCTACAAACCTACACACAGTTAGGCTGCCTCGCATCCCATCAACTTCAGTAagattttaaattgtgtgcagGACTGAAGCGTTCCCAAACTCCAACAGGACCTACAATTCTCCCTGCATCCAGGAATTTGGTTATGTGATGCAAACCAGACCAGTAGGACTGCTTTTGTACAACTTGGAAGTCTGTTTCCAAAAAGGaaccagccaaaaaaaaaaaacaccccaataaTAAAGCTTGTTTGAGAATAAGGGTCACATTGTAGTCCTGTTCTTCCCTTCCCCACATTCAGTCAATGTATGACTGAACAGTGAAGTTGAAATCTACATCCTTGGTCCTACCCCCTGCACATCCACTAACCTGGCACCAAATATTCAGGGGGAGATTAaaatctgctaacttggcaaagaggcaccttttaacgtggtggttctctttatttagcagggagagagtaactggccctatccacctcccagcacagtacctccactgactgttgctggtgtctgtctatgttaccgtttagattgtgagccctttggggacagggatccatcttatttatttgttatttctctgtgtaaactgccctgagccatttgtggaagggcagtatagaaattgaatgaataaataaaattgagtTCTATGTGCCTAAGttcttccacacaactgggaGCCCTTCACATACAGCAATACACGTTCTCATCTTCCACCAAATATTCAGAGTTCAGGACCAGGGGGCAAGATCCTGCTCCCCAATCACCCATTGATTAAACAGGTACAAGGGAAGGTGAGAAGACAGCTCCGTTTTCAGATGAAACTCTGAGGTGTCATCAAAAGGACCGAAAAAGTGTGAGGGGCTGTATGAAGCTTAAATATATGCACTAAGAAGTGCATTTGATGAAGCATATTCCACCATTATAGTTCAGTACATGTTATTAACAACTAATACAAATCATGTATAGCGAAAACTGTAGTAGTTTATTGAAATGTAACATTTTTGAAACATGGAAAGTGTCTGCAGTCTAACCAAAGTGTAAGAGGAAAGAATTAATTAGTAGAGATGTACACGGAATTGACGATGGCCAGTTCGACAGCAGCGTGGTAGCTTTAAGGCGCGGGCAGGGTGCCGCATGTCTCCTGCCAGTGGTGTCTTTAAAATGGCTGGCACAGGGCAGCTgtgtaccttcttgccaccccagcCATGGTAATATCGGAAGTGGCCATtatgctgaccggggcagcaaggaggtacacaacCGCCCCACACCAGCAATTTTAAGGACAGCGCAGGCAAGGGAAATGCAGCAGGCGGTGGGGAAGAACACCCTCCCCGCACCTTAAagacactacacacacacacacaccttcgaacTGGCTTGAACGCCGgtctttcaaaccagtttggcagtctgGGAATAGACTACTGAAccggttcttgcacatccctattaattagCTCTTCACTCAGTCCAATACAAGTGTGCAATACTTGACTGGAATGGCAATACTAATATTGTGCATGAGTATAAAGGGGAAACCAATCTTTCAAGATACGTGCCatgaagccaccaccaccacccaggatATAtaagagtaactggctctatccacccccaacacagtatctccagtgacactggtgtctatcttatgtttctttttagattgtgagccctttggggacagggagccatcttatttatttattattgctctgtgtaaaccaccctgagccattttttggaagggcggtatagaaatcgaataaataacaccaccaataataataatatataaaagtATTACTAGACACCAACATCATTCCCGAGGGATGCAAGCAACCAAGTTACCACTACACcaatgagaagcccacagacatgCAGCTGGGAAGTGCCATTCTAATAGTCTGCTAGGCACATGCTTGGGTGAGGGGTGCAGGGCGAGAAGAGTACTCGCCTATGCTTCATTCCACACTAGGTACATGTGGAATGTATCTAGTTGACATATACCAGGTATGTGCCTGGCATATAACTACGTACTAAAACTAAACACACTCAAACATTAGAacagggcctttttttttttttttaattgcactaTGCAAGccagtgagccacctaatggcacagtgtggaaatggcttgactagcaagccagaggttgctggtttgaatccccgctaggatgtttccagactatgggaaacacctatatcaggcagctgcgAACTAGGAAGATCCTgacaggcataatctcatactgcatgggaggaggcaatggtaaacccctcctgcattccaccaaagacaaccacagggctctgtggtcgccaggagtcgacaccaactcgttggcacactttacctttatgtaagCCAGCATTTCCTTTTCTCTGAATAATTACAACCACAAATAAGCTCAGAGTAGAGCAAGAAACAAACGAAGGGGcgagtcaggggcataactactattaagcaaggggaggcggctgcctgggggcccctacACCTCAAGGGgtcccccagagacaagtcacatgactatatattgtgaaatgtgtgtatcagcgaggggcccatttaaaaattttgtctctgggcccactccagccttgttacacccctggggTGAGTGTATACACATGCATGTACTGGGCAACAGTGTTTTCTGGAGGTAGCAGTCATTGTAATATCTGCATTAAATGCCAGGGCTGACGATAAGCCCGGAATCAGAATGGTACTTGAAATGCAAGCTCAATAACAAGCTTTTTTCAGAGTAAAAACAAAGTCCTGCAGTCCCTTAAAAagtgatttattgtggcatacatAATGCAGCTCTTTCATTCAGCCCATTTAGTGCTATGTCCTGCTGCTTACAGTTGGATAGAAAGATATATGCCTGTTTGTATCTGGGCAAGTTTCTTCCTAGGACACAAGAGGGATCTGCAGCTCATGTGGCCCATCAGCGCTTATGCCATAACAAAGACATTGTTGTGGAAGGTGCCTCCAGACTTCTCGTCTGTTGTGGCAGGACGAGCATCCATGGCCACCCCTTTTGGGCACTTTACggggttctctctctttctctctaataggggtgagtccgaaccggtccggcagccattctaaggaatggccgaactgccggaccggttcggccctggctggttcgggtccgggtggggggtataactttaagggcgggagggctttcttacccctcccgcctcttcgccccctccagcgcccgtatttaactgaataatggggcactggaaaccagccgccgccaccgcccccccccccgagcagatttacATACAAAAGTACCCATAGtagcccgcccgccagccagccctccctccctcccagctgcccgcccgcccgcccccttacccaaagcttcaggaggaaacgagaggagctaccgaacagagctcctctcgttaggaaggcctccagcagactgaaggcgctttgcgcgcgtgcgcgcgccgAAAAGGacgccaatcgccggaggcccggtctacccgccgggaaaaggccgggtagaccgggcctccggcgatcggcgtccttttcggcgcgcgcatgtgcacgcgcgcaaagcgccttcagtctgctggaggccttcctaacgagaggagctctgttcggtagctcctctcgtttcctcctgaagctttgggtaagggggcgggcgggcgggcagctgggagggagggagggctggctgggagggagggagggctggctggcgggctactATGGGTACTTTTGTATGTAAATCTgctcggggggcggggcggcggcggctggtttccagcgccccgttattcagttaaatacgggcgctggagggggtgaagaggcaggaggggtaagaaagccctcccgccctaaaagaaagggccccccttcggtgccggtccggaccgtgcacatctctactctctaacaagatctgggggtgggggtgtcactaCAGAGACTCCCAGAAAGAAAGCCGACAAGGGCCGACGGCGGCTCTTAATTCTGACCGGAAGGCCGCGCGTGACTCGTGCCTGTCTATTTTACGGCTTCCACGGGTTTTGCTGTCGTGACCAAGAGGCCGTGTGAAAGACGGACCTCACGGAAGCGCCGCCACCTCCCCGGACCCCGCCccggggggggaaggagggctgcCGAGCGCGCTTCGGCGGAGTTACCCGTCCATTACATCCAGGTGCAGATAGTCCGCCCCACAGTCCATCATGCGGCTGCATTCGGCACCCAGCGCTGCCAGGTCGCTGTTGAGGATAGACGGACCTATCCGACACCCGGACGCCATGGCCGACCGTGCCCGAGACCCCGCCGTCTCCTCGAGCCGGAAACGGCCGCGTCACGTGCTAATTCTAGTCCGCAGCAGAGCCGGAATAAGTCACCGTAGCGTAGcctgatgggaaatgtagtttttgtGGTCCTCCCACTCTCTGGCTTGAAGTGAGACGCGAACGACGTCCTCCATCAGGCAGCAAAACGGGAAGACCAGGAGATGGGAGAAAGAGCGGGGCTTACAGTTTACGAAAGAGCGAGGTGGGCGCGCCCTTAGGTCACCTCATGTGGCGGGTGAAGCTCGATTGGCTGCCTGGCTGATGGACGGAAGGATGCCTAGCCAATAGGATTCAGCGTCTTCCGGTGGTTTTCCTTGctcacccgcccgccgccgataGTGTGTTTCCCGTTTGGGCGGCGCAGAAGCTCTTCGTGCAATTCGTGGAGGCAATAAACCCGTCCTTGGGTTGTAGCACTGCAGACTGGAAGGCGGGGAAGGTGGTGTTCACACACAGGATGGAATATTTATCTTCGtaccacacacaaaaataaatcccaccattcaaaacaaaacacaaacacgTTTATACGGAAAGCTGGCGTGTCGGGAAGGAAGGAGATAGTCTTGCCTTTTCTCACCAGCTAgtttgtgtatctgtgtgtggTGATTTTGTTTTGTGCTTTGAAACTTTTAGGGTTGCCGtatattcaagctctccaaagccaggcaccctaatttgcatacGATACTTGCATATGTGTGAGAGTCCCAGGGGCTGCTCTGGCCGGGGGCATTGACTTCTCAATTTCCTGTGGGGTGGGGCACGGCGGGGCCCATAGGAGGAGAGGTcttggtggtcgcaagcatggaccccccccccgctaagcaggtgggagactacacatgtgagccctgtaagatatcccccttaggggatggggtcactggGCAGAGCACCCGCGTGCCTAGAGCACcctagcttttctccttgttatactcTTTCAGAGAGTGGAAGGACAAAACAGGACTGTGTTGTTGAATTGACTGATGATCTAgagcatgagagcttgctgatgctcCCTAGTGGGAGGGCATTGCCTCCCCCCGGAAATGTGGAGGCCTggaacccctccccctgccgccactgcccccaCCGAACAGTCTGGTGGAGGCATTACCCCCTCTGGGAAATCCCGGAAGGGGCTTGAGCCCCGCCACCCCCACAAAGTTTACACCCTTGCCCCCAGGATTCTTAGGGGCTCGCTGCCCCCACTCCTGTGCCTCCTCCAACCACTGGACTGGTTTGAGGTTtggctgaactgggctgaacccaCCAGTCTAAAGTCTGACCGACACTTAAACCACCTGTGCACACACCTACAGTATTGTCATCTAATAGTTGGAGAGGATCTCTTTTCCTGATCCATTTACCTAagcattaaacacccagactttatatcccaacactttctaatatgCAAGTTCATTGtatatgtcataggaacataggaagctgccacatactgagtcagaccattggtccatctagctcagtattgtcttcacagactggcagtggcttctccaaggttgcagtcaggagtctctctcagccctatcttctagaagtgggtttttaaaaacctgatttagaatgtaaacgctacaaacactgcacttcacaatacttgttgcaacccgatcactctatcactctctttaaggagaaaaaggtccctttccatttatgggaaacgaggtggcgtttataccaccaagtactaccacttaatgcggctaagccatggctcccaaaggaccagcaagagtgttctaaaatcacctgcaaacagaaagctagtgagctaggcaaaacattcagggaaacccattcacatttcttaaaagagtgtgtggtagccaaaagagtgagtcagggagtaagcaag encodes:
- the LOC128339527 gene encoding ribulose-phosphate 3-epimerase isoform X1 yields the protein MASGCRIGPSILNSDLAALGAECSRMMDCGADYLHLDVMDGHFVPNITFGHPVVESLRKQLGQPPFFDMHMMVAKPEQWVKPMAVAGANQYTFHIEATDNPGALIKDIRENGMKVGLAIKPGTTVEYLAPWANQIDMALVMTVEPGFGGQKFMEDMMPKIHWLRTQFPSLDIEVDGGVGPDTIHKCAEAGANMIVSGSAIMKSDDPRAVINLLRNVCCEAAQKRSLDR
- the LOC128339527 gene encoding ribulose-phosphate 3-epimerase isoform X4, which produces MHMMVAKPEQWVKPMAVAGANQYTFHIEATDNPGALIKDIRENGMKVGLAIKPGTTVEYLAPWANQIDMALVMTVEPGFGGQKFMEDMMPKIHWLRTQFPSLDIEVDGGVGPDTIHKCAEAGANMIVSGSAIMKSDDPRAVINLLRNVCCEAAQKRSLDR
- the LOC128339527 gene encoding ribulose-phosphate 3-epimerase isoform X3; translated protein: MQPHDGLWGGLSAPGYMHMMVAKPEQWVKPMAVAGANQYTFHIEATDNPGALIKDIRENGMKVGLAIKPGTTVEYLAPWANQIDMALVMTVEPGFGGQKFMEDMMPKIHWLRTQFPSLDIEVDGGVGPDTIHKCAEAGANMIVSGSAIMKSDDPRAVINLLRNVCCEAAQKRSLDR
- the LOC128339527 gene encoding ribulose-phosphate 3-epimerase isoform X2, whose product is MEDVVRVSLQAREWEDHKNYISHQATLRHFVPNITFGHPVVESLRKQLGQPPFFDMHMMVAKPEQWVKPMAVAGANQYTFHIEATDNPGALIKDIRENGMKVGLAIKPGTTVEYLAPWANQIDMALVMTVEPGFGGQKFMEDMMPKIHWLRTQFPSLDIEVDGGVGPDTIHKCAEAGANMIVSGSAIMKSDDPRAVINLLRNVCCEAAQKRSLDR